In Arachis hypogaea cultivar Tifrunner chromosome 7, arahy.Tifrunner.gnm2.J5K5, whole genome shotgun sequence, the genomic window caatatCCCCTTTAAAATAGAAGATCATACCTTTTATAGGTGACAGCGTATAGATCGGTTACGTTCCTGTATTTATTGTCTGTAATAAAGAGTAGTAATAAGAGTAAATGTCAGGTTGGACGTTTCTCATTTGTGGAGTAGTCCGTTGAGCTGATCTGTAACGTTAGATTTCAATAAATGATATTGATTATCAAATAGTGTCTGTAGTGCCGAGTTATAACTGTAGTGCCGAACTGTAACGCTGATGTTGTGGTAAATGCCGAGTTATGAATAGTAAAGCCGATTTATGATATTGAATTTATTATGGCTGGACCAGTTACAATCTTcgttaactataaaattaaaatctattaaaaaggTTTGATAGACACAGTAAGATACATAAACCTTTCATCAGCAGAGGTTCATCCAGATAAATAAATTCTTATTCCAAATTCAATagtttattgaaaaagaaaaaattctatCATCAAATAAACTTATCCTtggtttttaacaaaaaataaaaaagaatctcTCTTCATGAAGACAGAGTTCAGAAAAAGAATCAAAATTATTCAAAGCTACTATGAATTACATATTAGAAAACCAACTTCAATCGGATGCCTACAATTTCTAGGATATTCGAAGAGCATTTGAAGTGTTTTCATATGGATTGTATATAGATCTTATTATGTGTCTCACTTTCATTGTGTTTTTCTTCCACATGCTTCTGTTCCAATTGTTGCTAGAACCAAAAAATTAGCCACGTTTTAACTAACAAAGCTAAAAGAAGTATGCATCTATGTACAACAAAGGTATGTTTCTTTAATCTCCAAAGAAAAATTAATCAATTAggaagttaaataaataaagagttaTCTTTATCTAACCAAAGTAATTAAGTACCTAAAATTAGCTAATTACCAtacaatcaaattaaatatcaGTAAAATCCGTTAAACTTTAAAACCCAATGATAGAACAGCACAGGcaatactaattaattaagttgGTGTGACAATTTTGCCTAATTAATTTCACATGGGTTCATCACTTCATTTCATAGAACCAAGTTGGTgtgaaaacaaacaaataaaacttctttttcaaattaagacTATCAAACTTGAAAGTTTACCTAAACTTGTGGAACCTagaaaacttaaaattataaaataaaaaatatatattgtcaCTTATGTTATATCACTATGGACATAATgacaaattacttttttttatgtctttgcatgaatttataaaaaaataagtgataTTAATCAACATGgcgacaaaatgcttgagaaaAAAGCAAGATGTTGATGCAAGAATCTTGATAATCTTGTGCTTTGACCACAATGTATAAGACAACTTGTGTTTTGACCACAATGTAtaagacaacaaaaaaaaatgtagGATGTGATCTTTCAAATATAAAAAGGTACTTGATCAGCAGAGAAAATGGCCCAAGCTAAGGGCTTGTTGAAGAGAACACTCTCCCTAACCAAACTCACAACACAACGAAGTCCTTGAATCAAAGAGTATCCAGCAGCCAAACCATTAGCTACTACCAAGGATCTGTAAAGTTTTTTAATCCATCAAAAACTAATGAATTAGGACAACAAAATATGCAACGCTTTTATTGCTAAAAATTAACATAGAACATAGATTAATAGATACTTACACCAAAGCTTTAACATCAATGAATTTAGCTTCCTTTTTAAAGGAGAAAAACACCTTCACTTGTGAATCAGTTCCAATAAGAACAGCTGCAACAAGTCCAAGACCAAGAATCATAAACCTTAACACCAACTCAGCTATCTTGATCCTCTTATCCAACAATTTCAGGTTTGTGCTATGGTACACTGGAACTATTCCAGGACTAACACCTATACCCAAATAACTCATTTTCTCTAGACACTAACAATGCAAAAGAAAACAATGGAGATCCATCACATTCTAAAACCATCTCAAATTGACTTAAAAATTGGGGGCATACTATTTGCAATAAATCCTCAGTGAGATCCATTTTGACCCCTTGATCTACTTTTGCTACGTCAGATTCATCACATTCTCCTTCGGCCTCTACCTCACAGCTAGAATTAAATCCATCCTCTTGAACCAAAATATTCCATCAGCAAGCTAATAATCATACCAAAATACAACTTGAGCTTATAATTTCCAACAATGTtaactttaaaacaaaaaaaaaacaaaaatctcaCTTGAAATGATAGAGAAATTTGGTGCGCTTGCGGTGAGAGGAATCGGAGCTGCTGCTACCTTCTCCGGTGTGGCACCGGCGAGTGAAAGGTACGGGTTTCACGGCATCATCACTCGATATGAGGCAGTGGTTCTTGGAATTGTCATTTTGGGACAATACGACTTTGCGGGTGATACCTGAAACAAAATCAAAAAACCCTTAAGAGGAAGTCGGCCACGGAGAGAGAGAACACATCAGCTAGAGGTCACACTCACCGCATCAGAGGAAGAACTCCCTTCCCATCGAGCCCTCCTCCACCCCGTGATAGTCCATCTCACCTCTTTGACTCCTCATCGCCCTCTTCCTGTGATTGTTCCGCCACTGCTGCATTTGGGAGGGAGAGTCACTACCTTAGAAGGAGAAATCTCGAGCCGTCCTCCGCCCCATTATAGTCCATCTTGCCTGTTGTGTCTCTGTGGGTTGAGAATTTTGGAGAGGTCTGCTGCCTCCACCACGTCCTCCTCTTCTGTGCTTTCAGACAACGAATTCCAGCTGCTAGGGTTAGTGTTTTAGGTGGGGGTCTTAgggattggtgattttggaacaATGAAGGAAGAAATTGGCGAAGATTGAAGAGAGTGAGACACTGACATGATGAAGGAAGGAggacaaagagagagagagagagcgagaaACTGAGATGCAAGAGAGAAGGAGCAGCGCAGAGACAAACAACTTTACCTTTAGGTTActccttttcatttttttattccaaATTAACAAGAGAGCAACACGTGGCTTAATGAGCCACGGCTATTTTACAAGTAATAATAGATTTGTATTAATTTGTCTAATTTGGTTtaaattttaatagattttattgaAGTTAGGAATATGATGTTGGCCTTAAACAAGGTTGTGCtcaggatttgaaaaagaaaaagcctccATTAAAGAGATTGACAAGGTCCTTGATTTGATGAATCTGATGATGCTCATGCTTTTGAGGATAAATCTGATCTGGTGAGGGGGTCAAGTGACATGGTTTTGCATGTCATTCAACTAGAGCTACTGATTAGGATTTACATGTCATTTAACTAGAGCTACTGATTAGGATTTATAGGGTATTAGATATGGGTAGTGCAAATAGTGTCCACCCTTCTTTGGtgtggaatgtgaagttttttgGTTATCTCAAATTTAATTATGTAACCCTTTATCTTTGTAGTTCATCTCTATATAGATCAATAAAATGCGGTAGCTCTTTAGTATTATATGTTAGATTTTGTTTTGACAAACAATTTATATTtgaaaagttatatatatagcGTTGCAAATCTTATTCAAGAGAAAGTTGAGAATTCAGTTACAAATGATAATTGATGAGAATTTATATGACGTGCTGAATGTTTTCCCATAAGAaatataagaattaattatacAAATTGAGAAGGATGTTTAAATAATGTTATTTTGAGATCTTTtgaaggatttttaaagaatacatAGAATACATAAAGTAATAACTACTTGTCTAAATTCTAAATAGATAGCTAGGTTATTTAGGCTAG contains:
- the LOC112701341 gene encoding CASP-like protein 2B1, with product MSYLGIGVSPGIVPVYHSTNLKLLDKRIKIAELVLRFMILGLGLVAAVLIGTDSQVKVFFSFKKEAKFIDVKALVSLVVANGLAAGYSLIQGLRCVVSLVRESVLFNKPLAWAIFSADQERTLPPVSCSKLYAIEHTLGEKLGLSQDLKVGTESNGSALTPRD